The following are encoded together in the Candidatus Flexicrinis proximus genome:
- a CDS encoding aminotransferase class V-fold PLP-dependent enzyme gives MKLETQLVHVGRPIEPGSHAITPSIVLATTFEREQDGTYEGDVYSRTSTPNRRNLETALAMLEGGRSAYAFSSGQAAASAVLQSLSAGDHVILPNDLYHGMRYLVTDILRRWGLQADFVDMRDPEHVSRAVKPNTRLIWVETPSNPSLQIADIAAIAQIAHQAGALYAVDNTWATPIWQKPLDLGADIVMHSTTKYLGGHSDVLGGALVLREPADGPLSQRLYTIQKLSGAVPSPFDCWLILRSLPTLALRVRAQTASAGKIAAVLNTHPRIERVNYPGLSTHPGHAVATRQMRGFGAMLSFEIRGGQAEALAVAAKTAIFARATSLGGVESLIEHRASVEGPATVTPSNLLRVSVGLEHPDDLTADLLTALES, from the coding sequence GTGAAACTGGAAACGCAGCTTGTTCATGTGGGGCGGCCTATCGAGCCGGGAAGCCATGCCATCACGCCGTCGATTGTCCTGGCTACCACCTTTGAGCGTGAGCAGGACGGCACTTACGAGGGCGATGTCTACAGCCGCACCAGCACACCCAACCGCCGCAACCTCGAAACGGCGCTGGCCATGCTCGAAGGGGGGCGCTCAGCCTACGCATTCTCATCAGGGCAGGCGGCAGCCTCTGCCGTCCTACAATCACTGTCCGCAGGCGATCACGTCATTCTGCCCAATGACCTGTACCACGGTATGCGCTATCTGGTGACCGACATCCTGCGGCGCTGGGGCTTGCAGGCTGATTTTGTCGATATGCGCGATCCTGAGCATGTTTCGCGGGCTGTCAAACCCAACACGCGCCTGATCTGGGTTGAGACGCCGTCTAATCCGTCACTGCAAATTGCTGACATCGCCGCCATCGCGCAGATCGCCCACCAGGCAGGCGCGCTGTATGCTGTCGACAACACCTGGGCGACGCCGATCTGGCAGAAACCGCTCGATCTCGGCGCCGACATCGTAATGCACAGCACCACCAAGTATCTTGGCGGCCACAGCGACGTTTTAGGCGGCGCCCTGGTCCTGCGCGAACCGGCTGATGGCCCGCTTTCGCAGCGGCTCTATACGATTCAGAAGCTGTCCGGCGCGGTTCCTTCCCCCTTCGACTGCTGGCTGATCCTGCGCAGCCTGCCGACCCTTGCGCTGCGCGTGCGCGCCCAGACCGCGTCCGCCGGGAAAATCGCCGCCGTTTTGAACACCCATCCACGTATCGAACGGGTCAATTATCCCGGGCTTTCCACACATCCCGGCCACGCGGTCGCCACCCGCCAGATGCGCGGCTTCGGAGCCATGCTCTCCTTTGAGATACGGGGTGGACAGGCCGAGGCGCTTGCCGTCGCCGCGAAAACCGCGATCTTCGCGCGGGCTACCAGCCTTGGCGGCGTCGAAAGCCTGATTGAACACCGCGCCTCGGTCGAGGGGCCGGCCACGGTAACGCCCTCGAACCTGCTTCGTGTTTCCGTCGGCCTCGAACACCCCGACGACCTTACCGCCGACCTATTGACCGCACTGGAGTCCTGA
- a CDS encoding class I SAM-dependent methyltransferase, producing the protein MAGIDRTRRITFEEQAERFDATAGGYPAEIIDDILALAKLPPGGRILEIGCGSGQATVSFAQRGYALVAVELGERLAKMAADKLRRFPLTQVIQYEFESWTLPEQPFDLVLSADAFHWIVPQVGIPKVAQALVPGGLVALIWNVQGRRDTPLHQKIARVYAANAPDWPNPLDDEVDAEFILRAMGGDFSKAGGFEPMQMRTYVTHDRISGANYIEELHTFSSHREMPDSTRQNLYTAILSAFQAYEDHLEREIVYILLYTRPRSANA; encoded by the coding sequence ATGGCCGGGATTGACCGCACTCGACGGATCACGTTTGAAGAACAGGCAGAGCGATTCGACGCAACCGCCGGCGGCTATCCGGCCGAGATCATCGACGACATACTCGCGTTAGCGAAGTTACCGCCCGGCGGGCGCATCCTTGAGATCGGCTGCGGCAGCGGTCAGGCGACCGTTTCATTTGCACAACGCGGCTATGCACTCGTGGCGGTCGAATTGGGTGAGCGCCTGGCGAAAATGGCAGCCGACAAGCTGCGCCGTTTTCCGCTGACGCAGGTCATTCAATATGAATTCGAAAGCTGGACGCTGCCGGAGCAGCCGTTTGATCTGGTACTCAGCGCCGACGCTTTCCACTGGATCGTGCCTCAGGTCGGGATCCCCAAAGTCGCACAGGCGCTGGTGCCAGGCGGCCTGGTCGCCCTGATCTGGAACGTGCAGGGCCGCAGGGATACCCCCCTGCATCAGAAAATTGCCCGGGTTTATGCGGCCAACGCGCCGGATTGGCCCAATCCGCTGGACGACGAGGTAGACGCCGAATTCATCCTCCGTGCGATGGGTGGGGACTTCTCGAAGGCTGGCGGTTTTGAGCCCATGCAGATGCGTACCTATGTCACACACGACCGGATTAGTGGCGCGAACTATATCGAAGAGCTCCACACGTTTTCGTCGCACCGCGAAATGCCCGACAGCACACGCCAGAACCTGTACACCGCAATCCTTTCGGCGTTTCAGGCGTATGAAGATCACCTGGAGCGCGAAATCGTCTATATACTGCTGTATACCCGCCCACGGTCTGCTAACGCTTAA
- the modA gene encoding molybdate ABC transporter substrate-binding protein yields MRKIQFGAALLGMLLLQTVTRGQTQVTVYAAASLADAFEVLARDFEAEHPGVEVLFSFGGSSELAAQLREGAPADLFASANARQMSVVQEAGRVVGDATVFAKNRLTLIVPEDNPASVGGLPDLMQPGLALVVASEGVPVRDYTEAMLAALATTDGYGEAYVTAFRANIVSEEPNVRQVAAKIALGEADAGIVYASDVTPDVRESVIAFDIPEAVNTLAEYPIAVIRDSAEPALAQAFIDYLLSNTGQATLAEWGFLRVKPATTCFALGLILPVCLG; encoded by the coding sequence ATGAGAAAGATACAGTTCGGAGCGGCGCTCTTAGGCATGCTGCTGCTGCAAACGGTCACAAGGGGGCAGACGCAGGTCACCGTCTATGCAGCAGCCTCCCTGGCGGATGCATTCGAGGTGCTTGCCCGTGACTTCGAGGCCGAACATCCCGGCGTTGAAGTCCTCTTCAGCTTTGGTGGATCGTCCGAGCTGGCGGCACAACTGAGAGAAGGCGCGCCGGCGGACCTGTTTGCGAGCGCCAACGCGCGGCAGATGTCGGTTGTGCAGGAAGCCGGCCGCGTTGTGGGAGATGCGACGGTCTTCGCAAAAAACCGGTTGACTCTGATCGTGCCGGAAGACAACCCAGCGAGCGTCGGCGGCCTGCCGGACCTGATGCAGCCCGGGCTGGCGCTGGTGGTGGCGTCGGAAGGCGTGCCGGTACGCGACTATACTGAAGCGATGCTGGCGGCGCTGGCAACAACCGACGGATATGGCGAGGCCTACGTCACGGCTTTCCGGGCAAACATCGTCAGCGAAGAGCCGAACGTGCGCCAGGTGGCCGCGAAAATCGCGCTCGGCGAAGCGGACGCCGGCATTGTCTACGCCTCAGACGTGACACCGGATGTCCGCGAGTCGGTTATCGCGTTCGATATCCCGGAAGCCGTCAACACTCTCGCCGAATACCCGATTGCGGTCATCCGGGACAGCGCCGAGCCAGCACTGGCCCAGGCATTTATCGACTATCTCCTGTCGAACACGGGTCAGGCCACGCTGGCGGAATGGGGTTTTCTTCGGGTCAAGCCAGCCACCACGTGCTTCGCGTTGGGCCTGATCCTGCCGGTATGCCTGGGTTGA
- the modB gene encoding molybdate ABC transporter permease subunit — protein sequence MPGLMKQARGGLLLGSAGLALAFIVVPLLAIVIRVGESRAWLAAPAAAIPQAIALSLGTTLISLFITVLFGTPLAYVLARRHFRFKRVINALVELPIVLPPAVAGLALLITYGRRGVIGGSLNELGITIAFTTAAVVMAQTFVSAPLYIRAAQLGFMGIPKEIEDAARVDGADGFALFRRITLPLARRALAAGLVLSWARALGEFGATILFAGSLQGRTQTMPLLIYNVIERDIDAALWTGLILIGLALVALVASQWLAPRERDDALSYGML from the coding sequence ATGCCTGGGTTGATGAAGCAGGCGCGCGGCGGCCTCCTCTTAGGTTCAGCAGGGCTGGCACTGGCGTTCATTGTCGTGCCGCTGCTGGCGATCGTGATTCGCGTTGGGGAAAGCCGCGCATGGCTTGCCGCGCCAGCGGCCGCGATCCCGCAGGCGATCGCATTGAGCCTGGGGACGACCCTGATTTCGTTGTTCATCACGGTCTTGTTCGGAACGCCGCTGGCGTATGTGCTGGCACGCCGGCATTTCCGTTTCAAACGCGTGATCAACGCGCTGGTCGAGCTGCCCATCGTACTGCCCCCAGCGGTTGCAGGACTGGCCCTGCTGATCACATACGGACGGCGTGGAGTGATCGGCGGAAGCCTGAACGAACTCGGCATCACGATTGCGTTCACAACCGCGGCGGTGGTCATGGCGCAGACGTTCGTGTCTGCCCCGCTGTACATCCGGGCCGCGCAGTTGGGGTTTATGGGCATCCCCAAAGAGATTGAGGATGCCGCGAGGGTCGATGGCGCCGATGGATTCGCGTTGTTCCGGCGCATCACACTGCCCCTGGCACGGCGCGCGCTGGCGGCAGGTCTGGTGCTGAGCTGGGCGCGCGCGCTGGGCGAGTTCGGCGCGACGATCCTGTTTGCGGGCAGCCTGCAGGGCCGCACGCAGACCATGCCGCTGCTGATCTATAACGTCATCGAGCGTGATATTGACGCGGCGTTGTGGACGGGGCTGATCCTGATCGGACTGGCACTGGTGGCGCTGGTGGCTTCGCAGTGGCTAGCTCCGCGCGAACGCGACGACGCGCTCAGTTACGGGATGCTGTAG
- a CDS encoding helix-turn-helix transcriptional regulator, translating to MMPTPDELILAVLSARPQHGYQLLELFRDPEQLGHIWDMSAAQVYAVLKRLEHNGEILGLVIEAEDAPARVEFRTTRRGRARMMAWLNESDPPASIRRVRVDFLSRMYAAAAISSPTEAIVSRQYAACEAERGRIAAQFDLTAAKPARLALSLQLAQYDAILTWMKQTFNLYTVSK from the coding sequence ATGATGCCGACTCCCGATGAACTGATCCTTGCCGTATTGAGCGCCAGACCGCAGCATGGTTATCAACTGCTGGAGCTGTTCCGCGACCCGGAGCAGCTCGGACACATCTGGGATATGAGCGCGGCGCAAGTTTACGCGGTCCTCAAGCGTCTGGAGCATAACGGCGAAATCCTGGGTCTGGTAATCGAGGCCGAGGATGCCCCTGCGCGTGTAGAGTTTAGAACTACGCGCCGTGGACGCGCCAGAATGATGGCATGGCTGAACGAAAGCGATCCACCGGCCAGCATCCGTCGGGTGCGGGTAGATTTTCTCAGCCGGATGTATGCCGCCGCAGCGATCAGCAGCCCAACCGAAGCGATTGTCTCGCGGCAGTACGCAGCATGTGAGGCCGAGCGCGGTCGGATTGCAGCGCAGTTCGACCTCACGGCAGCCAAACCGGCACGGCTGGCCTTGTCGCTGCAGTTAGCTCAGTACGATGCCATATTGACGTGGATGAAGCAGACATTCAACCTGTACACGGTCAGTAAATGA
- a CDS encoding LLM class flavin-dependent oxidoreductase, with product MSTLPPAPMRFGVFMQPLHSPRENPTLALERDLQLLEHLDALGFDEAWIGEHHSTGWETISSPEIFMAAAAARTRHIRLGTGVTQLAIHHPFHVVDRMALLDHLTRGRVMLGVGVGGGLPSDLYVFGVDQPQAQPRFEQSFDLIMRMLTTVEPITEKTDWYEVREALLQLRPYTYPYFPVAVASDNPVNLERIGRWGATWLGGAKADRVPELFAHIERGAQSTGRTAARSQVTLVTQMHLAETRQQAFDDARDGAAYEKFEFSVAVNGQPTPAVDRDSWVDQLAKREIIGTPDDAVAALQRMIEVSGGFGGLLITAKEWTSREAMFRSYELFARHVMPHFQGSLVGLNAAADVACRFNHR from the coding sequence ATGTCCACCCTTCCCCCCGCGCCGATGCGATTCGGCGTATTCATGCAGCCGCTGCACTCCCCGCGTGAAAACCCGACACTGGCTCTGGAGCGTGACCTGCAGCTCCTGGAGCACCTCGATGCCCTCGGTTTTGACGAAGCCTGGATCGGCGAACATCACAGCACGGGCTGGGAAACCATCTCCTCGCCGGAGATCTTCATGGCTGCTGCAGCCGCCCGCACCCGGCACATCCGCCTGGGGACCGGCGTCACCCAGCTGGCCATCCATCATCCCTTCCACGTTGTGGATCGCATGGCGCTCCTGGACCACCTCACCCGCGGCCGGGTCATGCTTGGCGTCGGTGTCGGCGGCGGTCTGCCCAGCGATCTCTATGTGTTCGGCGTCGATCAGCCGCAGGCGCAGCCACGCTTTGAACAGTCCTTCGACCTCATCATGCGCATGCTCACCACCGTCGAGCCGATCACCGAGAAAACCGACTGGTACGAAGTCCGCGAAGCGCTGCTCCAGCTTCGCCCCTACACCTATCCCTATTTCCCGGTTGCCGTCGCGTCGGATAACCCCGTCAATCTCGAACGTATCGGCCGCTGGGGCGCGACCTGGCTCGGCGGCGCAAAAGCCGACCGCGTGCCGGAACTGTTCGCGCACATCGAGCGCGGCGCCCAATCCACTGGCCGTACCGCCGCGCGCAGTCAGGTCACCCTCGTGACTCAGATGCACCTGGCTGAAACCCGTCAGCAGGCTTTCGACGATGCCCGTGACGGCGCGGCCTACGAGAAGTTCGAGTTCAGCGTTGCCGTCAACGGCCAGCCAACCCCCGCCGTCGACCGCGACTCGTGGGTGGATCAGCTCGCCAAACGCGAGATCATCGGCACGCCGGACGATGCTGTCGCCGCGCTGCAGCGCATGATCGAAGTCTCTGGGGGGTTCGGCGGCCTGCTCATCACCGCCAAAGAGTGGACCAGCCGCGAAGCCATGTTCCGGAGCTATGAGCTTTTCGCGCGTCATGTCATGCCGCACTTTCAAGGGTCGCTGGTTGGCCTTAACGCCGCGGCTGACGTCGCATGTCGCTTCAATCACCGCTAA
- a CDS encoding MarR family transcriptional regulator: protein MKYANTDALLREVAHLYEHAQRKTAACCDNTTHTQCLVLTAMGRSLPMTPQQLADTLGFEKSWMSRVIERLVSEGLIVRSPNTADGRSVLLSLTSAGQERLDALNITLNSHADRVMSHIPPRERDSVRHALTLLRDALRAEETPELLPVGRRHTIQLGEDL from the coding sequence ATGAAGTACGCCAACACCGACGCCTTGCTCCGCGAGGTCGCCCATCTTTACGAACACGCGCAGCGCAAGACCGCCGCCTGCTGCGACAATACAACCCACACCCAATGCCTTGTCCTGACCGCCATGGGGCGCAGCCTGCCCATGACGCCGCAGCAGCTTGCCGACACGCTGGGCTTCGAAAAGAGCTGGATGAGCCGCGTAATCGAGCGGCTTGTCTCTGAGGGCTTGATTGTCAGGTCGCCGAACACTGCCGATGGCCGCAGCGTGCTCCTGTCGCTGACGTCAGCAGGGCAGGAGCGGCTGGACGCGCTGAATATCACGCTCAACAGCCACGCGGACCGGGTAATGAGCCACATCCCGCCCCGCGAACGCGACTCCGTTCGCCATGCGTTGACCCTGCTGCGCGATGCCTTGCGCGCCGAGGAAACCCCTGAACTCCTGCCGGTAGGACGCCGACACACCATTCAACTCGGAGAAGACCTGTGA
- a CDS encoding ArsA family ATPase: MRIIVHTGKGGVGKTSISAATALRCAQMGLKTIVISTDTAHSLADSLEAKIGPEPVQLRENLWAQEVDARYSMEKYWGNFQKYLVALFSKNGIDDIVAEEVTMLPGLEEGAHLLWINKYVQDGFFDVLIVDAAPTAETLRLLSLPDVTRWWLERVLSLTRGAAKILRPIGRVLGRNVDALPDDQAMDQVRSLFDTLDKVRVLLADPVMSSIRLVVNPEKMVIKETQRTYTYLNLYGYATDAILCNRVIPETVTDPYFSMWKANQTENLQFINEAFGGLPVMTAPLFGGEVSGDERLYKLADALYGDRNPAERQFHGSTHRIERDADKGYKLIVPLPFADKDDMDLYRSRDELTLRVGPYRRNIVLPYALWDLEIADAKFIDQNLNIRFVSVAQPADKQPAASGQLR, translated from the coding sequence ATGCGAATTATCGTCCACACCGGCAAGGGTGGCGTTGGAAAGACGTCGATTAGCGCGGCGACAGCCTTGCGCTGTGCCCAGATGGGGCTGAAAACCATCGTAATCAGTACCGACACGGCGCACAGCCTCGCCGACTCCCTCGAAGCCAAAATCGGCCCCGAGCCCGTCCAATTGCGCGAGAATTTATGGGCGCAGGAAGTGGACGCACGCTACTCGATGGAAAAATACTGGGGCAATTTCCAGAAGTATCTGGTCGCGCTGTTCAGCAAGAACGGTATCGACGACATTGTGGCGGAAGAGGTCACGATGCTGCCGGGGCTGGAAGAAGGCGCGCATCTGCTGTGGATCAACAAGTACGTGCAGGACGGGTTCTTCGACGTGCTGATTGTCGACGCCGCCCCGACCGCCGAGACGCTCCGGCTGCTCAGCCTGCCGGACGTGACGCGCTGGTGGCTGGAACGCGTTCTGAGCCTGACCCGCGGCGCGGCCAAAATCCTGCGGCCGATCGGGCGCGTGCTGGGCCGAAATGTCGACGCGCTGCCGGACGATCAGGCGATGGACCAGGTGCGCAGCCTGTTCGATACTCTGGACAAGGTGCGCGTGCTGCTGGCCGACCCGGTGATGTCGAGCATCCGGCTGGTGGTCAATCCGGAAAAGATGGTCATCAAAGAGACGCAGCGGACATACACCTACCTGAATCTGTATGGTTATGCAACCGATGCGATCCTGTGCAACCGGGTCATCCCGGAGACAGTGACCGACCCGTATTTCAGCATGTGGAAGGCCAACCAGACCGAAAACCTGCAGTTCATCAACGAGGCATTCGGTGGGCTGCCGGTGATGACCGCGCCGCTGTTCGGCGGTGAGGTGAGCGGCGACGAGCGGCTGTATAAGTTAGCAGACGCGCTGTACGGCGACCGCAATCCGGCGGAGCGCCAATTCCACGGATCAACCCACCGCATCGAGAGGGACGCGGACAAGGGCTATAAACTGATCGTCCCGCTGCCGTTTGCCGACAAGGACGACATGGACTTATACCGTTCACGCGACGAACTGACCCTGCGAGTCGGGCCGTATCGCCGCAATATCGTCCTACCGTACGCGTTGTGGGATCTCGAGATTGCCGATGCAAAATTCATCGATCAGAACCTCAATATCCGGTTCGTCAGCGTCGCCCAGCCAGCCGACAAGCAGCCCGCGGCCAGCGGCCAGCTCAGGTAA
- a CDS encoding dual specificity protein phosphatase family protein: MAANPIRFIQKGARILRHRLRDHGLRTTFVWAYGRGIAKVTGVPPLRYSRVTPQLYVGPQYTERGKRHLEKNGITAGVNMRVEFDDAAHGLAFASYCHLPTVDDAAPTLAHRSAGAECIGAEIKAGGSVYIHCAGGIGRAPTMAAAYLISTGKTLDEALSMIKRVRPFILLTPTQLEQLRQYQETLREDRRPS; this comes from the coding sequence TTGGCGGCAAATCCTATCCGTTTCATCCAGAAGGGCGCGCGTATCCTGCGGCACAGACTGCGCGACCACGGCCTGCGGACGACGTTTGTCTGGGCGTATGGCCGGGGTATCGCCAAGGTCACCGGCGTCCCGCCGCTGCGGTACAGCCGGGTAACGCCGCAGCTCTATGTTGGCCCGCAGTATACAGAGCGCGGCAAACGCCACCTTGAGAAAAACGGCATCACCGCCGGCGTGAATATGCGCGTGGAGTTCGACGACGCGGCGCATGGGCTGGCGTTCGCGAGCTACTGCCACTTACCGACGGTGGACGACGCGGCGCCAACGCTGGCACACCGGAGCGCAGGCGCAGAGTGCATCGGCGCAGAGATCAAGGCGGGCGGAAGCGTATATATTCATTGCGCAGGAGGGATCGGGCGCGCGCCAACGATGGCCGCCGCGTATCTGATCAGCACCGGCAAGACGCTTGACGAGGCGCTATCGATGATTAAGCGGGTTCGTCCGTTCATTCTGCTCACCCCGACTCAGCTTGAACAGCTTAGGCAATACCAAGAGACCCTGCGCGAAGACCGGAGGCCGTCATGA
- a CDS encoding AarF/ABC1/UbiB kinase family protein has product MQNSSIRTSISGSSASPSQPTSSPRPAASSGKREGQEADSPEPVTGQGQADGAQAMPTSIFGAVDTLRGRPDTPARPDGNKPADPVGPTSALMAIRQVNFAARPFSDVPADIAAVPRGRSLAMQWRFLMVLIWAAQLFARVLFWQVYVRKVAPRFVERTNQDRWVRYARQFRRFAIARTGLFIKLGQFISTRIDALPEAVVRELESLQDEVPTVPYRQVRRLVESEIGPIPAHFEWFNEAPVGAASLGQAHRAMLKDGERVVVKVQRPGIRDVCYTDIVALKIVAWVANKFAFINRRADTPGLVREFGTVVLEELSYVHEAGNARKFAAMFEKDPGVYIPAIHDALSTDRVLTMEDVTSIKISDFKGLETAGISRKAVAERLMDTYLKQIFEHYFFHADPHPGNLFIYPLPVDNPQKYVDAKGGRPFYLIFVDFGMTGRLTREIASGMVDTLNAVILRDPVKLVRSYNELGFILPGADLDRITEAAKAAFDEVWGMSMSEIRDMDFDRAANLAGDFNDLIKSMPFYLPQDFIYLGRTISILSGMSTSLDDKFNPWTELEPYAQRLAAQGFGAPVSFSGGDLGGWELAKSLFNGGGSQILTMASQAVLRQMGPLNTMVETLSRLNTGELRVVSEPSSTYKAQLRKLETSQRATSRAVVFGSVLVASTLLLTAGMTAPALAGFAFCAVYTLWGLGKG; this is encoded by the coding sequence ATGCAAAATTCATCGATCAGAACCTCAATATCCGGTTCGTCAGCGTCGCCCAGCCAGCCGACAAGCAGCCCGCGGCCAGCGGCCAGCTCAGGTAAGCGCGAAGGCCAGGAGGCCGACTCGCCGGAGCCAGTCACCGGTCAGGGGCAGGCAGACGGCGCACAGGCGATGCCGACCAGTATCTTCGGCGCTGTAGATACGCTGCGCGGACGCCCCGATACACCTGCCCGCCCGGATGGCAACAAACCCGCTGATCCTGTCGGGCCTACTTCGGCGCTGATGGCGATCCGTCAGGTAAACTTCGCCGCACGACCGTTTTCGGACGTGCCTGCCGACATCGCGGCCGTGCCCCGTGGGCGGTCGCTGGCGATGCAGTGGCGATTCCTGATGGTGCTGATCTGGGCGGCGCAGTTGTTCGCGCGGGTTCTGTTCTGGCAGGTCTACGTCCGCAAGGTCGCGCCGCGCTTCGTCGAACGCACCAACCAGGACCGCTGGGTGCGCTATGCACGGCAGTTCCGGCGTTTTGCGATTGCGCGAACCGGGTTGTTCATCAAGCTCGGACAGTTCATCAGCACGCGCATCGACGCGCTGCCTGAGGCGGTCGTGCGCGAGCTGGAGTCGCTGCAAGACGAGGTTCCAACCGTTCCTTACCGGCAGGTCAGACGGCTGGTCGAAAGCGAAATCGGGCCGATCCCCGCACACTTCGAGTGGTTCAACGAGGCACCGGTCGGCGCGGCATCGCTTGGTCAGGCTCATCGCGCCATGCTGAAGGACGGCGAGCGGGTGGTGGTCAAGGTTCAGCGACCCGGTATCCGCGATGTCTGCTACACCGATATCGTTGCGCTGAAAATCGTCGCCTGGGTGGCAAACAAATTCGCGTTTATCAACCGGCGGGCCGATACGCCCGGACTGGTGCGCGAGTTCGGGACGGTGGTCCTGGAAGAACTGAGTTATGTCCACGAAGCCGGAAACGCGCGCAAGTTCGCGGCTATGTTCGAGAAAGACCCCGGCGTGTACATCCCGGCGATACACGACGCCCTGAGCACTGACCGCGTGCTGACCATGGAAGACGTGACCAGCATCAAGATCAGTGATTTCAAGGGGCTGGAGACCGCCGGAATCAGCCGTAAAGCGGTGGCTGAACGGCTGATGGACACCTACCTCAAGCAAATCTTCGAGCATTACTTCTTCCATGCCGACCCGCATCCCGGCAACCTGTTCATCTATCCGCTGCCGGTCGACAATCCGCAGAAATACGTGGACGCGAAAGGCGGCCGCCCCTTCTACCTGATTTTCGTCGACTTCGGGATGACCGGCCGGCTGACGCGCGAAATTGCCAGCGGCATGGTGGACACACTCAACGCGGTGATTTTGCGCGACCCGGTCAAGCTCGTGCGCAGCTACAACGAGCTGGGTTTTATCCTGCCCGGCGCGGATCTAGACCGGATCACCGAGGCGGCAAAGGCGGCATTCGATGAGGTGTGGGGCATGAGCATGTCCGAAATCCGTGACATGGATTTCGACCGGGCTGCCAACCTTGCCGGTGATTTCAACGACCTGATCAAGTCGATGCCCTTCTACCTGCCGCAGGATTTCATCTATCTGGGCCGAACAATCAGTATTCTGAGCGGGATGAGCACCAGCCTGGATGACAAGTTCAATCCGTGGACGGAACTCGAACCCTACGCGCAGCGGCTGGCGGCGCAGGGGTTTGGCGCGCCGGTCAGCTTCAGCGGCGGCGACCTCGGCGGTTGGGAGCTGGCAAAGTCGCTGTTCAACGGCGGCGGCAGCCAAATCCTGACCATGGCTTCGCAGGCGGTCCTCAGGCAAATGGGGCCGCTGAACACAATGGTCGAGACGCTCTCACGCCTGAACACCGGCGAACTGCGGGTGGTTTCCGAGCCGAGCAGCACCTATAAGGCACAACTGCGGAAGCTCGAAACCTCGCAACGGGCGACCAGCCGCGCAGTCGTGTTCGGATCGGTGCTGGTCGCCTCCACGCTGCTGCTGACGGCAGGGATGACCGCTCCAGCGCTGGCCGGGTTCGCGTTCTGTGCTGTGTATACGCTGTGGGGGCTGGGCAAGGGCTGA